The following coding sequences lie in one Synechococcus sp. CC9902 genomic window:
- a CDS encoding NAD(P)-binding protein, whose product MNHYDLVVIGAGLGGCSLVASLEKLGYQGRVALVEAGRGPGGRTASRRSRTDPRWCINHGAPAIKLSESLPSAVDGLLEPLRNAGTLQPVVNHEVAIDANGQVVAIDPASPSTSQWWTGRPVMASVCEGLLGQSSNKLESHFGTRVRWLKRPADHWMLSDQSEGWQLKAKRLVLSGNLLAHPRSLAMLQWNDVPLRTAVPKGVDPELDAVLTTLEASASTVRWNLMLDLGDVNLQTPALPWQIGLNPDAQKRWGVERIVLHRQTDARLGLVVHGLHNGATIDPSTQPVLLESEEKRLEAVLPELLLHWPALRKALKSARSMGVMRWGAAQPLNHPVPSHLQWCHQSAVGFCGDWIEGPHFGTGEGAIRSGVALAERLTADS is encoded by the coding sequence GTGAATCACTACGACCTTGTTGTTATTGGAGCCGGGCTGGGTGGATGCAGCCTCGTGGCATCACTCGAGAAGCTTGGATATCAGGGTCGTGTTGCCTTAGTGGAAGCCGGACGAGGTCCTGGAGGACGAACAGCCAGTCGTCGCAGTCGCACAGATCCGCGGTGGTGCATCAACCACGGAGCTCCAGCGATCAAGCTGAGTGAATCCCTTCCATCCGCCGTTGATGGATTGCTGGAACCGCTGCGAAACGCGGGAACGCTGCAACCCGTTGTGAACCATGAGGTGGCGATCGATGCAAACGGCCAAGTGGTGGCCATTGATCCAGCATCCCCATCTACTAGCCAATGGTGGACTGGAAGACCCGTTATGGCGAGTGTCTGTGAGGGCTTGTTAGGGCAAAGCTCAAACAAGCTCGAAAGTCATTTCGGAACACGGGTGCGATGGCTCAAACGCCCCGCAGACCATTGGATGCTGTCGGATCAATCCGAAGGCTGGCAACTCAAGGCCAAGCGCCTCGTTCTGAGTGGCAACTTGCTTGCCCATCCACGGTCACTGGCGATGCTCCAGTGGAACGATGTGCCGTTGCGAACTGCCGTCCCTAAAGGAGTCGACCCTGAATTGGATGCCGTCCTTACAACATTGGAGGCCAGTGCATCCACAGTTCGCTGGAACTTGATGCTCGATTTAGGTGATGTAAACCTGCAGACACCTGCGCTTCCCTGGCAGATCGGGCTAAACCCAGATGCACAAAAGCGCTGGGGAGTAGAGCGGATCGTGCTGCATCGCCAGACCGATGCACGGCTTGGCTTGGTGGTTCATGGATTGCATAACGGTGCAACGATCGATCCCAGCACCCAGCCGGTCTTGCTTGAGTCCGAAGAAAAGCGATTAGAAGCTGTTTTGCCTGAACTCCTCCTGCATTGGCCTGCCCTTCGCAAGGCCTTGAAATCAGCACGATCGATGGGCGTGATGCGCTGGGGAGCAGCACAACCTCTGAACCACCCCGTTCCGAGTCATTTGCAGTGGTGCCACCAAAGCGCCGTTGGTTTTTGCGGCGACTGGATTGAAGGCCCTCACTTCGGAACAGGCGAAGGAGCGATCCGCAGCGGTGTTGCTCTTGCCGAACGGCTGACCGCCGACAGTTAA
- a CDS encoding gamma carbonic anhydrase family protein, producing MPAQIPWPNPSIAPSAWVAPSAVVIGAVSMADGSSLWPTAVARGDMAAITIGAYSNVQDGAVLHGDPGQPVWIGQEVTVGHRAVIHGATLKDGCLVGIGAIVLNGVTIGEGALVAAGSVVTKNVPPRTMVMGIPAKVCRELSLECVQEQQAHARRYSDLAQLHAQRLE from the coding sequence ATGCCAGCGCAGATCCCGTGGCCGAATCCTTCGATTGCTCCTTCGGCATGGGTGGCTCCAAGCGCCGTGGTGATCGGAGCTGTTTCAATGGCGGATGGAAGCAGCCTTTGGCCGACGGCGGTGGCACGGGGAGACATGGCCGCCATCACCATCGGCGCTTACAGCAATGTCCAAGACGGTGCAGTGCTGCATGGCGATCCGGGGCAACCGGTCTGGATTGGCCAAGAGGTCACCGTTGGTCACCGTGCCGTGATCCATGGAGCGACCCTGAAGGATGGCTGTTTGGTGGGCATTGGCGCCATCGTTTTAAACGGCGTCACCATTGGCGAGGGTGCCCTCGTCGCGGCAGGTTCTGTGGTGACGAAGAACGTCCCTCCACGAACGATGGTGATGGGGATTCCGGCCAAGGTTTGTCGAGAACTCTCTTTGGAGTGTGTGCAGGAGCAGCAAGCCCATGCTCGTCGTTACTCAGATTTGGCTCAACTGCATGCGCAGCGCCTGGAGTGA
- a CDS encoding response regulator transcription factor, translating into MTSTPQDLLTESNTPTDQAISMPGSGSGLEPSRVLVVEPHPTLRTVLVQRLRQDGHLTAAVGRAVEALEICQDQSPDLLVSAEILEQSSALRLAGQLRCPVIVLTARSGAEPVVGLLEDGADDVLRKPFGLEELAARCRTLLKRGHSGLQERVTVGPLEVHLLLRQVTLRDKPVELSPREFALLCALLMPPGLVRSRQELLRMAWPPFSGGPRSVDTQVLTLRRKLEQAGLGEGGGITTVRQRGYRFSLDNLPAS; encoded by the coding sequence GTGACCTCAACGCCACAAGACTTACTTACTGAGTCGAACACTCCTACTGACCAGGCCATCTCCATGCCTGGCTCCGGAAGCGGTCTTGAACCCTCACGTGTTCTGGTGGTTGAGCCTCATCCCACCCTGCGCACTGTTCTGGTGCAGCGTCTTCGTCAAGACGGTCACCTCACCGCAGCCGTGGGTCGAGCCGTCGAAGCCCTTGAAATTTGTCAGGATCAATCGCCAGATCTCTTGGTGAGCGCAGAGATCCTTGAGCAGAGTTCTGCCCTCCGCCTCGCTGGACAACTGCGTTGCCCAGTGATCGTGTTAACAGCTCGCAGTGGTGCCGAACCTGTTGTCGGCCTATTAGAAGATGGTGCAGACGATGTTTTGCGCAAGCCCTTTGGGCTGGAAGAGTTAGCAGCGCGTTGCCGCACCCTTTTAAAGAGAGGTCATAGCGGTCTGCAAGAGCGCGTCACCGTCGGTCCCCTAGAGGTGCATCTCTTGCTGAGACAGGTCACGCTCCGCGACAAACCTGTGGAACTCAGTCCTCGGGAATTTGCTCTGCTCTGCGCCTTACTCATGCCCCCAGGGCTGGTACGCAGTCGCCAAGAATTGCTTCGGATGGCATGGCCTCCCTTCAGTGGTGGTCCTCGCTCTGTGGATACTCAAGTTCTAACCCTGCGGCGCAAGCTCGAGCAGGCAGGTCTTGGCGAGGGCGGTGGGATCACCACTGTGCGTCAACGGGGCTATCGCTTCAGCCTGGATAACTTGCCGGCAAGCTGA
- the crtH gene encoding carotenoid isomerase → MVDQQQWDAVVIGSGVGGLVTASQLAAKGAKTLVLERYLIPGGSGGAFHRNGYTFDVGASMIFGFGEKGYTNLLTRALADIGEHCDTIPDQAQLEYHMPGGLRIAVDRDYDTFIADLSARFPHEAEGIRRFYDACWQVFNCLDAMPLLSLEDPAYLTKVFFKAPFACLGLARWLPFNVGAVARQHIKDPQLLKFIDIECFCWSVMPADRTPMINAGMVFSDRHAGGINYPKGGVGVISQKLVKGLERHGGSIRYKARVTQVLIEKGQAVGVKLADGEIIYAKRVISNATRWDTFSGEVAGTKGEGQALVGSDQTPAKEQVWRRRYVPSPSFLSLHLGVRADVIPAGTHCHHLLLEDWERMEDEQGVIFVSMPSLLDPDLAPSGHHIVHTFTPSSMEAWKGLSPSDYKVKKEADAARMIQRLEAILPGLSGAITHKEIGTPRSHRRFLGRFQGSYGPIPAMQLPGLLPMPFNRTGVKHLYCVGDSCFPGQGLNAVAFSGFACAHRVGADLGLNPWALPA, encoded by the coding sequence TTGGTCGATCAGCAGCAATGGGATGCCGTCGTGATCGGCTCTGGTGTGGGTGGTTTGGTCACAGCGAGCCAGCTTGCGGCGAAGGGTGCAAAAACGCTGGTACTGGAGAGGTACCTCATCCCTGGCGGTAGTGGAGGCGCGTTTCATCGGAACGGCTACACCTTTGATGTGGGTGCCTCGATGATTTTTGGATTTGGGGAGAAGGGCTACACCAACCTGCTGACGCGCGCCCTGGCGGACATCGGGGAACACTGCGACACCATTCCCGATCAGGCCCAGCTGGAATATCACATGCCTGGCGGGTTACGCATTGCCGTCGACCGTGATTACGACACCTTTATTGCGGATCTTTCAGCCCGTTTCCCCCATGAAGCCGAAGGTATTCGTCGCTTCTATGACGCCTGCTGGCAGGTGTTCAACTGCCTAGATGCGATGCCGTTGTTGTCGCTTGAGGACCCTGCTTATCTCACCAAGGTTTTTTTCAAAGCGCCCTTCGCCTGCTTGGGGTTAGCGCGTTGGCTTCCCTTCAACGTCGGGGCCGTTGCGCGTCAACACATCAAAGATCCACAACTGTTGAAGTTCATTGATATCGAATGTTTTTGCTGGTCGGTGATGCCAGCCGATCGCACACCAATGATCAACGCAGGCATGGTCTTTTCAGACCGTCATGCCGGTGGAATCAATTACCCCAAAGGTGGAGTGGGTGTGATCTCTCAGAAGCTTGTGAAAGGGTTGGAGCGCCATGGCGGATCGATTCGTTACAAAGCCCGCGTCACCCAAGTGTTGATCGAGAAGGGCCAGGCCGTTGGCGTGAAGCTGGCTGATGGCGAAATCATCTATGCCAAACGGGTGATTTCCAATGCCACCCGTTGGGACACCTTCTCGGGTGAGGTGGCAGGGACAAAGGGGGAAGGTCAGGCCCTCGTCGGTTCCGACCAAACACCGGCCAAGGAGCAGGTTTGGCGCCGACGTTACGTACCGTCGCCCTCGTTTTTATCGCTACATCTGGGCGTACGGGCCGATGTGATTCCGGCTGGCACCCATTGCCATCACTTGTTGCTGGAGGACTGGGAGCGGATGGAAGACGAGCAGGGCGTGATTTTTGTGTCGATGCCATCGCTGCTCGATCCCGATTTAGCACCGTCGGGGCATCACATCGTCCATACGTTTACGCCGTCATCGATGGAGGCATGGAAAGGGCTGAGTCCGTCGGATTACAAAGTCAAAAAAGAGGCTGATGCGGCACGGATGATTCAACGCTTAGAGGCCATTCTTCCTGGTCTCTCTGGGGCGATCACCCACAAGGAGATCGGAACACCGCGCAGCCACCGGCGCTTTCTGGGACGATTTCAAGGCAGTTATGGGCCGATTCCAGCGATGCAATTGCCGGGGTTGTTGCCGATGCCGTTCAATCGCACGGGAGTGAAGCACCTGTATTGCGTTGGGGATTCTTGTTTCCCCGGGCAAGGGCTGAATGCAGTTGCCTTCAGCGGTTTTGCCTGCGCGCATCGGGTTGGTGCCGATTTAGGCCTGAACCCCTGGGCCCTGCCGGCGTGA
- the trmFO gene encoding FADH(2)-oxidizing methylenetetrahydrofolate--tRNA-(uracil(54)-C(5))-methyltransferase TrmFO, with protein MPNDRSVKRSVTVLGAGLAGTEAAWQVACAGIPVTLVEMRPVRRSPAHHSSDFAELVCSNSFGALSSDRAAGLLQEELRRLGSLVIRTADDHAVPAGGALAVDRGRYSAALTEILDQHPLVTIERREQMDLPEVDAVTVLATGPLTSESLANDLRGFTGRDDCHFFDAASPIVHGDSIDLNLAFRASRYDKGDADYINCPMNKAEFLAFREALLEAEQAELKDFDQESAKFFEGCLPIEELARRGEDTMRYGPLKPIGLWDPRWGDVNDRDVRRAKRAYAVVQLRQEDKDGRLWNLVGFQTNLKWGEQRRVLQMIPGLAQAEFVRFGVMHRNTFLESPQLLDPTLQFRTRRHLLAAGQITGTEGYAAAVAGGWLAGTNAARLVRGLDPIALPNTTMAGALTHFVSEAPTKKFQPMPPNFGLLPDLPERIRDKRARYGAYRDRSLADLEPIRALIPEPLLA; from the coding sequence TTGCCCAACGATCGATCCGTCAAGCGATCCGTCACTGTGTTGGGGGCAGGTCTTGCTGGCACTGAAGCTGCGTGGCAAGTGGCCTGTGCTGGCATTCCAGTCACCTTGGTGGAGATGCGGCCGGTGCGTCGCTCGCCAGCCCATCACAGCAGCGATTTTGCTGAATTGGTGTGCAGCAATAGTTTTGGTGCCCTGAGTAGCGATCGCGCAGCTGGATTGTTGCAAGAGGAGTTGCGACGGTTGGGCTCCCTCGTGATTCGCACAGCTGATGATCACGCCGTTCCTGCCGGTGGTGCTCTCGCCGTGGATCGCGGTCGTTACAGCGCCGCGCTTACGGAGATCCTTGATCAACACCCCTTGGTGACGATTGAACGTCGCGAGCAGATGGACCTGCCGGAGGTTGATGCCGTCACCGTGCTCGCGACAGGCCCACTCACCAGTGAGTCGCTAGCCAACGATTTGCGGGGATTTACCGGCCGAGACGACTGCCATTTCTTCGATGCAGCGAGCCCCATCGTTCATGGCGACAGCATTGATCTCAATTTGGCTTTCCGAGCAAGTCGCTACGACAAAGGCGACGCGGATTACATCAACTGCCCGATGAATAAGGCCGAGTTTCTCGCGTTCCGCGAGGCTCTACTGGAGGCAGAACAGGCGGAACTCAAGGATTTTGATCAGGAGAGTGCCAAATTCTTTGAGGGTTGCTTACCGATTGAGGAGTTGGCTCGTCGTGGTGAAGACACGATGCGCTATGGCCCTCTGAAGCCCATTGGTCTTTGGGATCCCCGCTGGGGAGACGTCAACGACCGTGACGTGCGGAGGGCGAAGCGTGCCTACGCCGTTGTTCAACTGCGTCAGGAAGACAAAGACGGTCGCTTATGGAATCTTGTGGGTTTTCAGACCAACCTCAAATGGGGTGAACAGAGGCGGGTCTTACAGATGATTCCCGGTTTGGCCCAGGCGGAATTTGTTCGGTTTGGGGTGATGCACCGCAACACCTTCCTTGAATCCCCTCAGCTGCTGGACCCAACGCTGCAGTTCCGCACACGCCGGCATCTCTTGGCCGCAGGTCAGATCACGGGAACCGAGGGGTACGCGGCGGCGGTCGCTGGTGGTTGGCTCGCGGGAACCAATGCGGCGCGGCTTGTGCGGGGTTTGGATCCCATCGCGTTGCCCAACACCACGATGGCTGGTGCTCTCACCCACTTCGTGAGCGAAGCCCCCACAAAGAAGTTTCAGCCCATGCCCCCCAACTTTGGGCTGCTGCCAGACCTGCCCGAACGGATTCGCGACAAACGGGCCCGTTACGGCGCGTATCGCGATCGATCCTTGGCTGATTTAGAGCCGATTCGTGCGCTCATCCCAGAACCATTGCTGGCATGA
- a CDS encoding DUF6761 family protein codes for MTSLDDPQAIRHFQSICDACQELTTRYHTPSELRLYADGYLHALRKTGSLDIREQHRLEQLIDRWILDPSSFIGPDGDVSTLYMQHPHGY; via the coding sequence ATGACGTCACTTGATGACCCACAGGCCATCCGTCATTTTCAGTCGATTTGTGATGCGTGCCAAGAACTCACGACGCGATATCACACACCTTCTGAGCTTCGGCTCTACGCCGATGGATATCTTCATGCGCTTCGTAAAACCGGCTCCCTCGACATCCGTGAGCAACATCGCCTAGAGCAGCTAATCGACCGCTGGATCTTGGATCCCTCGAGTTTCATTGGTCCAGATGGGGACGTCAGCACGCTCTACATGCAGCATCCCCACGGCTACTAA
- a CDS encoding photosystem II protein Y gives MDARVFLVIAPILAALSWAAFNIGRAAVGQLQLLLRRSRA, from the coding sequence ATTGACGCCCGTGTCTTCCTCGTGATTGCTCCAATCCTTGCGGCGCTGAGCTGGGCGGCCTTCAACATCGGCCGTGCTGCCGTTGGACAACTGCAGCTTTTGTTAAGACGCAGCCGCGCCTGA